The Alnus glutinosa chromosome 8, dhAlnGlut1.1, whole genome shotgun sequence DNA segment TCTCCAATCTCTCTTTTGCAATAATTCGAACTCTAACTTTCCGGGagaaattttaattaatttgcatcAACTTCTCGTCTGAATGCAATTGGATATATATCATGTTTAATGTATATTGTATAGCGTACTCCTCTGATTGCAAATATGATAGACTGCAGCAGTACTCCAAACCAACCTACATAAAGTACGTAGCCCTCATGCTCTTACTTTTCCAGGCTTCTCTGTCTATCTGTCGTCTGACGGTGACCgttgtttatttttctccaaGTTTTGCGGCCGCCTCAATTCTCTTCTCGGACAAGCGGTGTAGGTCTATCACAAAGGATTCCAAGTCCAATTTGACAGTTTGACACTCGACTTCTCGAGAAAAGAAAGCCAATTCCAGAGGCAACTGGCAACTGGCACTGGGAGAGTAAAACGTGAGCCAAGAAGAAACTGCGGCGCGCCCACCGAGACTACATATATTTGATATTTCAAACTGCGCTTCAATTTTCACAACTACATTTCAAACTTTGAATTGGGCAGGGCCCCCTACTTAATCAAACTGTGGtggaaaattttgtttttatcatatatatatatcaagaccAGGGTTTCCACTACAGAGAGGAATCGATAAGGTGCCCACTACAGATAGGGATAGGGTGATCGAGAGTGAAGAGCTGACATTGTGGGTACAAAAGCatgcgctttttttttttttttaattttacaagCTTAGAGAGAGAAGCTGGGATGGAAACCAAAGTGGCTGATATAATTATATAAGGGAAGAAATCCTCTAAATAATCTTGAGTGAGATTTGGATTTTGCAGAGCAAGAATAACgtaccactaaaaaaaaaaaaaaaaaaaaaaaaaattgctaggaatTAAATGTTTgttagaatttaatagaatttgcaaaaCTATTTATGcgtgaatttttgaaaaataaataaatacataagtattttgagaattcTGAAAAGATTTTACGGAAAATCCTAATAGAGAACCCCTAATTGAGActtttcgaaaaataaatatcttaaattaaGACGGTTTAAAGTTCAGatatcttcttttaaaaaaagagaaaatttggtaaaattatcttgtaaaaaaattaaagtacacaaaatataattcataatagtgaaatttaattattattataataaggTTGTGAAATTGTCATCTTGGAAATGTGAAAAGGCCCGCCGCCTGTCAATTGTAATGTACGATAATAGACTAATAGTAATGGACGCATTCTTGTTGCCAACTTGCCATGATCACGCCGCGTGCGTGTAGGGTGCTTCCTTCTTCACATGCATAAATAGACGGCCATTCTCCTTCTTGTTCTTCAAGGTCTTCATTAAACATGGAAGATACTCAAACTTATTTTTATGGTGACACTAATTACAGCAGCACAGACACGATATTGGAGATTGAAGTTCAGCCTTTGAGAGCTAACAACATTTCTGAGGGTGGAGGAGGGTCTTCTAGTTCTGGGTATGAGATCAACATGGTGAAATCACGACAGAAAGGAGACGACCAGATCAAAACGCACaggtatatttatatatatatatatgcagatcTACgtgctttaattttatttgttaaataattacttattttaaaagcttatacttataaagtttttttgagtttacgatttcaaaaagttcaattttaaaatatgtaatttgaaaaactgatttttaaaaacgcagttaagagtttaacaaaatcacagtttgacctttaaaattgaaGGTTAGCtctaaaattatgcgtttttaaaaaaacactactttacctgcgatttaaaaaaaaacagttttttgcgttttcaaatcgcaatttttttaaaaacgcaattatcaaataattcattttctgtgatttggtttaaaatcgcattttttacCTACGAAATcgtaaaaatcttaaaaataagattttaaGTTGTCTTCAATGTCATTCATTATTTATGGGCTTCatgcactacaagaaatttggtaATTGTCGTTGCTAATAGTGTACAAGTCTTCACTAATCACTTTTAGCGATGACAAATCGTTGCCGATAAGTCCTTGCAAAAAGATGGACCTTGTTGCTCATCAGCAACGACTTTTTTGTTGTCGCTGATAATGCCTTATCAGCAATGACATAAAGTCGTCGTTGATTACAACTTAATTATTAGCACCAACCtctgataatttttatttatttttttgttaaattgtaattttatttgtaGTATTATCAATGCTAAATTTGCCATTAAATTTCTACAccatacaaaatatttcactCTCCTtgagtaaaatatgatttacatttaattaaaaatatgaattacaagtatatatatatatatatatatatatatgttcaagcCTAACAACTAAAATTCACAGTGGACATAAATTACACTCAATCACTACACTTTATTCCATATTAATTGTTTGATACAtagttgcttcttcttcttcttggatcTATGTActtgctttttttttcattaaaagttTTCTGTAAAGTTGAAGAAAgcacattttatatataattagagTATAAATTGccaaacatataaaattgataaaaaaaaattgcataataAAAGGGCAACACCATTCCAAAATTCCTAAAGAAGCACAGTGCACCTTATGTAAGCATGGAGGACTGGCCTGATTGCTTCCTGAATTTCTGCCACAAACTTTGGTAAAGAGAAAGATCTAACGGAAAATAGTTATGAGTTTTTAAAATATGGAATGCAAATCTTGGGTTGCTTTAGAATTAATTAGATCAAAAGCCCAAGTCAGGGGGTTCTGGATATTAATTAAAAAGGCTGTTGTTCTCTTTTGCCCGTTAAAAaacgaataaataaataaatagtagaaTTTTGGAAgactatatataaataaatttttttttttttttttttttttttaaagcgaattgacaagaagaaagaacacgAAGGAACAAATGTCAGGATCAGGAGCGAGTAGTAGCAATCAAACGTCTGTCAGTATTAATATTAGAGATGTAACAAAAGTAGTATCTTCAATTCGAGGAAAGCTTTGCCAAAAGTCTCCAATACCAGCTAAATGTTCCATATTTAGAGTCCCGGATAAACTACGTAAGTATAGTGAAAAAGCTTTCGAGCCAGAGTTAGTTTCAATTGGCCCATTTCACCACGGGAAGGAGAAGCTACAACCAATGCAAAAAATCAAGTTATGGTATTTGCATTGCTTCCTCAATCGAGCACCAACTACAGAAACTAGTTTGGAGTGCTTTGTAGAAGCCATTGGAAGAATCGAGCAAGAATGCCGTGCATGTTACGCAGGAGAAGTTAGTTTTGCAGAAAACGAGTTCATAGAGATGATGGTGGTTGATGGTTGCTTTATCATTGAGTTATTCCGCAGAGCTTCAAAGGAGGTGCAACGAGACGAGGAAGATCCAGTGTTCAATACGCCATGTCTGTATTGGGGTTTATATAACGATCTGATTCTACTCGAGAATCAGCTCCCTTGGCGCGCGCTTGATTGCCTGTTCAACCTGACCAAGTCACACGATGAACAAAGGTCTCTACCTAATCTTGTCCTTTCGTATTTTACATTCGAATGGTCCCCTCGCGATAACCTCAAACACGAGCACATACTTGATTGTATTCGAAACTCCTACATCGGAACAAGCACAGCAACACCGACCGACGCAAGAGTGATCTCATATCCAGAGCAGATTCCGTGCGTGATAGAACTTGTGCAAGCTGGAGTTAAGTTCAAAGTGGGAAGTAGAAACAAGTACTCCCTGCACAACATAACATTCAAAGATGGAGTGATGACAATCCCACAGAGGTTTGTTTCAGAGGATTCAGAATCCTTATACAGAAACCTCATTGCATTTGAACAGTGTGATCCAAGCAAGGACTTTAAAGTGACCTCTTATGCTAAGCTGGCGGACGATCTTATTAACAGTAGCCAAGATGTAGATTTTCTCAAAAATCAAGG contains these protein-coding regions:
- the LOC133875105 gene encoding UPF0481 protein At3g47200-like, translating into MSGSGASSSNQTSVSINIRDVTKVVSSIRGKLCQKSPIPAKCSIFRVPDKLRKYSEKAFEPELVSIGPFHHGKEKLQPMQKIKLWYLHCFLNRAPTTETSLECFVEAIGRIEQECRACYAGEVSFAENEFIEMMVVDGCFIIELFRRASKEVQRDEEDPVFNTPCLYWGLYNDLILLENQLPWRALDCLFNLTKSHDEQRSLPNLVLSYFTFEWSPRDNLKHEHILDCIRNSYIGTSTATPTDARVISYPEQIPCVIELVQAGVKFKVGSRNKYSLHNITFKDGVMTIPQRFVSEDSESLYRNLIAFEQCDPSKDFKVTSYAKLADDLINSSQDVDFLKNQGILKIYLSAEDVASIFKRLYRDASVGAFVYSDLYREVNAYCRRPWNRWRAMLKRDYFGNPWTILSLNAAVLILVFTFSGTIYSVLSYYRRTS